One window of Cohnella hashimotonis genomic DNA carries:
- the thrS gene encoding threonine--tRNA ligase: protein MTVQIKLPDGAVREYEDGSNIADVAGSISPGLKKNAVAGKLDGKVVDLNAELTPDAKVEIVTLDSADGVEVMRHSTAHLMAQAIKRIYGDTAVKLGIGPVIEDGFYYDIDMEQSITPDDLAKIEAEMEKIVKEDLPIVRRVVSREEALRIYTELGDPLKLDLINGLPESAEITIYDQGEFFDLCRGPHLPSTGRIKSFKLLSVAGAYWRGDSKNKMLQRIYGTAFAKKAQLDEHLHFLEEAKKRDHRKLGKELGMFTFSREVGQGLPLWLPNGAKVRQMLERYIVDLEEKLGYQHVYTPVLANVDLYKISGHWEHYQEDMFPPMQLDNEELVLRPMNCPHHMMVYKSEMRSYRDLPIRIAELGTMHRYEMSGALTGLHRVRAMTLNDSHIFCRLDQIKEEFKRVVQLIQRVYEDFGLKEYRFRLSYRDPADKEKYWPDDNMWETTQRMLREVVDELGLPYFEAEGEAAFYGPKLDVQVKTALGKEETLSTAQIDVLLPERFELEYVGDDGKKHRPVVIHRGIISTMERMTAFLLENFAGALPVWLCPVQAKILPVSQAFEAYARELEDKLRESGVRVVADLRNEKLGYKIREAQLEKVPYMLVVGENESAAGTVSVRRRGEGDIGAEPIDAFIARIRGDIDSKRTD from the coding sequence ATGACTGTACAGATCAAATTGCCGGACGGAGCGGTCCGCGAATACGAGGACGGCTCCAACATCGCCGACGTCGCCGGTTCGATCAGCCCGGGACTGAAGAAAAACGCCGTAGCCGGCAAGCTGGACGGCAAAGTCGTCGACCTGAACGCCGAGCTGACGCCGGACGCCAAGGTCGAAATCGTGACGCTCGATTCCGCCGACGGCGTCGAAGTGATGCGCCACAGTACCGCTCACCTTATGGCGCAGGCGATCAAGCGCATTTACGGCGATACGGCCGTGAAGCTGGGCATCGGCCCGGTAATCGAGGACGGCTTTTACTACGATATCGACATGGAGCAGTCGATCACCCCCGACGACCTGGCGAAGATCGAAGCCGAGATGGAGAAAATCGTCAAGGAGGACCTGCCAATCGTGCGGCGCGTCGTCAGCCGCGAAGAAGCGCTTCGGATCTATACCGAGCTCGGCGATCCGCTCAAGCTGGATCTGATCAACGGGCTTCCCGAAAGCGCTGAGATCACCATCTACGACCAAGGCGAATTTTTCGATCTGTGCCGCGGGCCTCACCTGCCGTCGACCGGCCGCATCAAGTCGTTTAAGCTGCTCAGCGTGGCCGGCGCTTACTGGCGCGGAGACAGCAAGAACAAGATGCTGCAGCGCATTTACGGCACCGCCTTCGCGAAGAAGGCGCAGCTCGACGAGCATCTCCATTTCCTTGAGGAGGCCAAGAAGCGCGATCACCGCAAACTCGGCAAGGAGCTCGGCATGTTCACCTTCTCCCGCGAGGTCGGCCAGGGTCTGCCACTGTGGCTGCCGAACGGCGCTAAGGTGCGCCAGATGCTCGAACGCTACATCGTCGATCTCGAGGAGAAGCTCGGCTATCAGCATGTTTATACGCCCGTTCTCGCCAACGTCGACTTGTACAAGATCTCGGGGCACTGGGAGCACTACCAGGAGGACATGTTCCCGCCGATGCAGCTGGACAATGAGGAGCTTGTCCTTCGTCCGATGAACTGCCCGCATCACATGATGGTGTACAAGAGCGAGATGCGCAGCTACCGCGATCTGCCGATCCGGATTGCCGAGCTCGGCACGATGCACCGCTACGAGATGTCGGGGGCGTTGACCGGCCTGCACCGCGTGCGTGCGATGACGCTCAACGACTCGCATATCTTCTGCCGTCTCGACCAGATCAAGGAAGAGTTCAAGCGCGTCGTACAGCTGATCCAGCGCGTGTACGAGGACTTCGGACTCAAGGAATACCGCTTCCGCCTGTCCTACCGCGATCCGGCGGACAAGGAGAAGTACTGGCCGGACGACAATATGTGGGAAACGACGCAGCGCATGCTGCGCGAGGTTGTGGACGAGCTCGGGCTCCCGTACTTCGAGGCGGAAGGCGAGGCGGCGTTCTACGGACCGAAGCTGGACGTACAGGTAAAAACGGCGCTCGGCAAGGAAGAGACGCTCTCGACCGCCCAGATCGACGTGCTCCTGCCCGAGCGCTTCGAGCTTGAGTATGTCGGCGACGACGGCAAAAAGCATCGTCCGGTCGTCATCCACCGCGGCATCATCAGCACGATGGAGCGTATGACTGCGTTCTTGCTGGAGAACTTTGCCGGCGCGCTGCCGGTATGGCTGTGCCCGGTGCAGGCCAAGATCCTGCCGGTCAGCCAGGCGTTCGAGGCCTATGCGCGCGAGCTCGAGGACAAGCTTCGCGAATCCGGCGTTCGCGTCGTGGCGGATCTTCGCAACGAGAAGCTGGGCTACAAAATTCGCGAGGCGCAGCTCGAGAAGGTTCCTTATATGCTCGTCGTAGGCGAGAACGAGTCCGCAGCCGGTACCGTATCCGTACGCCGCCGCGGCGAAGGCGATATCGGCGCCGAGCC